CGCTTCCCACACTCTTGGTGCATGATGCACGATGCATGGCGTGCTTCATCTGACATGATTTGCATGCGATTTGCACCGATTACAACTGCCGGACGGAAATTTCTCCTCTATTTCCGGGTGCATGCAATAGCGACTATATATCATCAACTTGGACCTTGGGACTGCCTTCAATCACTGTTGGATACAAGCTCGTTTGCAAATATACAAGCCTCTCATTTTAGTACGCAACGCAAAAAAGTTCTGACTCGGATGGGATCAAGAAAATGTGCTCTGATGagtcttctccttctttcttgcaTAGGTTTGAGCTCTGCTCACATAGTCATCCGGAATGCCAAAGCTGGTCAGAACCATCAAGATCCTCTCACCCAAAATGAAAATGGAGGAACATGGTTTTGGGGAGCTGGTGCCGATTCAGGGTCTGGCTCTCGTAGTGGCTTTCGCATGGGTAGTGGTTTTGGTGGAGATAGAACTGGTTCTGGCGACTCTAGCGGTGATTTCAAGGCAGGTAAGACTGAAAGTGCCGGCGGAAGTGGAATCTTTGGCAGCTCAGATGGACTAGGTGTGGCTAGCGAGCACGGTTTTGGAATGGATTCTGAGGGTGTCTCCAGCGACCATAGCAGCAGCGATGCTGGAATGGGAAGTGAGATTCCTGCCATGAAAGCTAGTTATGGATTTGGAAGTGGTAGTAGGACTGGTGGTAGTGGGTTTGGGTATGGGTCTGGAAGTGGCAGTGGCTTTGGCTCAGCTTCTGGCGAAGGAATTGGGTATGGTTTAGGTGGCGGTAGTGGTGCATCAGGTTATCCACCAGGATGGCAAATGGTGTGGCCTGGTCTTGTACCTGTAGGTGGAGGTGTGCAAGGACAAGGAGCACCAGTTCCTGGAACTGGTGTCGGGTCTGGCTCGGGAGGTGGAAATGGTGGAGTACATGGGTCTCACTCCCAGGTCAGTGGAGGTGGTGGCCGTGTTCCAGGTAGATATGGACAGGTTCCGAGTTATGAAGCAGGAGGTGGACTGGGATCTGGCAATGCTGGAGGTAATGGCCACGGTTGGGGAGGTGTTCATGGCTCTGGCTCGGGGTCAGGCTCAAGTGGTGGTGTCCATTACGGTTTTCCCCTCGGTATGCCACCACCAGTGATGGGAGGTCCATTGCCACCATTTTGGGGATTCACTTCCCATCAAAATGCAGGAGCAGAAGCAGGAGCACATCATCAGACGGGCCACACCGAAGGATCAGAAGGCGATGCTGCTATGGAGGGAGCTCTCTCAAGTATTGGACATTATGAACACAAGACAGATGGTTCCGATGGACATTTTGATAGTGCTAGTGGGCCTGCGGCTGCCCAAGGTGTTTAGATCGAGTTTAGATCGATGATGAGACCTTCGTGATCAGATGGAGCTTATTCACACCATTAGTTAATAGTGAGCAATGGAAGATCCGTCCATGTAGCCGCTAATGTACCTTTCCAAAATAAGACCTTCATGGGATGGTCATAATACTATTTTGGTTTCATCAAGTTCCACCAAATTGAAATCAGGGCCAATTTGCTTGCCATAAAAGAACTAGAGATAATAAGATGAgccaagtttttctttttttcctaataattTGTATAGGCTTGAAATCATGCGCGAGAAACTCATAGAAGATGGGAGACGGTTGCAAAAATTTGCCAGTagttctttgacttttttttttttttgttggtaaaaggtaagtatTAAATTGCCAGTAGTTCTTTGACGTTGGTCATTGCTGCTCTCAGAAAATGCTCTATTCTTCCCATTCTGACTAAAGAAGAACGTCTTTTAGAAGCAATGCCAAGGCAAACAAACCGACTTGTCCTAAAATGGAGAGCCAATAGGTCAATATGAAATTGTGAAGTGGCAGATGGGTTCCAGGAGATTCTCTGAAACATTAATTATCGCCGGGTTTGTAGGAACTGAGAAGCCGACTACTCAGCAGGCTATGCCAGCTAGTAACGTAAGAGCAAAACATCATCtctctaccaaaaaaaaaaaactagatgaATTCAGAAGAGGTACTACATTCAGAAATTCTAAAGAAGGATCATGACCATTTTGATCAGGTTGCAGCACAACCGAAAAAAGGTAGGTTCTTATTGTCAACCATTGAGTTGGAATGCATTTTTAAGGATGTGTTTGATAACTATTTTGTTTCCAAATATAATTTGTACTTAAaaatttggtaaccatccataatttatattctcaatatagaaatgcatttggtcaaatctcaaattttttctagattggaatttttttaatttttaatgcttcattatattttttctcttttttctctcttttatttttccatccctcttttcttctctagTCGGCGGCCAGCTAGGTGAGGTCCCGTGACCTCATCAAAGCCTCTctaggctagggcgaggtccCATGACAACGCCAAACCTCCCCTAGTCGATCATCGGCCATCACCATGGTCGGCAACCTACAATGAGgaataataagataaaatgaaaaaaaaagaaaagaaaaaaaaataggttgattttaaaattattattagagaataaagaagtaactttttccacttattgattttattctaaatctatttctcaaaataaaaaattgttaaataaatttatatttttttattctagagtatagatttggaatagcaatccatttggtaaattttttatttttccgaaaaaaaatttgtttaagaGAATATATTTAgaacaaaattaagaagtaaaaaaaaattacttatttgtttatgaaaacaattctaaaaataagcctaattttttccttttttctttccttttcttcttcttcttccttttggtcaaTCACTCCCTCAACCATGATCATCAATCGGCCAAATGAGAGCCAACAACCTTACCAAAGCATCGCCAGCCCCAAGTGATGCCAAGCAACAATAAGACCCATCGGCCCAAGCATTGCCATGGCTgaacgaggctcgacctcaccgagCCACCTCCAAGTTGCccttgccttggttgggcgacACCAACCTAGCATCGCCGGCCTAGTTTGGGCAATTGTTTgccatgaaatgaaaagataaagaaaagaaaaacagaaaattttaataaaattattaaaagattaaaaaaaattatttagactAAAAATTTTAAGCTCTTTAGCACATTTATATtatgggaatagaaattttggatgaTTATCAGATGTCTTCAAATACTCAAAATTTATTCCCAGAATAGAATAAATAAGCATAATTTCTTAGCAGAAATTGTTTATATGAACAGAATGGTTAGcaaaaacattatttttattttcttatctgcGTATAGCCATGAAAAGAACTGGAAATTTTTAACAAAGCCATTCGAAACTGTAAGGCGTTTGTgatcgggataaaattcgggatatgatatgatttatcctatcctacgtttggtgctcaCTCTGGACAGGATAAGAtcggatataagggggatatagacaggataaaattatcccattgggaaggtgggataaaggtggataggatttctaatgtccataataagaaagttatttttcttaaataacaaacttattcaattaataaaatcgaaatcatatttcaatataaataatatttgaattctaatttaataaattaaaaattaaaaatcaattaatcttattttaatttatatattcaactttaattctatcttataataaacattcaatctataaattaaatatttatatttattatatatttaggtatttttgtattttaggtatgttagtatagttttgtttgataaaattttattaaagaattatGAAAgcggaaaaaggaaataataatgaaaataatataaaaggaaaaataaaaaataaaactaaggaatagtgttacgagaaattttcaccatctccgtttatgaacatttaggttcatttataatgatatgtcatttatatatatatataaatgtatatgatatgatgtaaacATATCCGACTTAAATATtacgattcaccaaacaatggacaggatataaaaaaatcccaggattttatatcctatcatatccagTCCTATCCTGATTAGAAATCTGGAcaaccaaacgtagcctaaggCCTGTATCATAACCGTGTCAGTATCTGCTCGTTACACCAATTCTATTACATTTTAACTTTCTCGCCTATCCTCTGTGGAAATTTTACAATCTATATTTCGCAATATATGCTCTTAAGATTAACTCTGACATGGCATCCTCAAATGTGACATTACAAACAAAACCAGTCGAGCTTTTCGCTGCCCCCATCATAGCCATGAAAACCTTACTCATCATTCTCTTCTAGCTGGCATGGAACTACATCTTGAAAAAACATCTGCATGGAAGTTCCCAGGGGATGATGAAGACAGAGACGCAGAAGGGCGAAGGAGAGGTGTACCAACTCTACTCGACGTCTCATTAGCAACTCGAGGACTAATGACGATTGTAGGAGGAGCTCCTTGTAACTCAATTTCTGTGCATCCATCAGTTGGATTTGTGGGCTCATCAAACAACTGATGATCGTCTTCGTCCAGTGACATAACTGTACTCGTGTCTGTATGTACTGTTGAATCATCCGTTAACATGCCAAGCCGTCTCTTCCTCCTAGCAGACTTCTTCCACCCATGGATCGTTTCTCGTATTCTCTGCGGAATCAGGGCTGCCTTGTAGTTTGTTCCCATCTGTAAGGAAGAATCAATATCAATAAAGCACCAAACTACTTTTTTACTAGTCCCATACATATCTCCAGATGAGTAACTGTTCTTTTGGCAAAAATTTGTCGCTATATCAAGATTTTAACATAGCGAATGGCGACAAAAGGCTCTGGACAGCTTAACATGTGAATCAAGATGAGAAAAGGCAACCATCTAGTTTTGTCAAATCTAAATGCAGACACAGAAACTAGATATGGTTGAAACCTTTCTGGAAAAACTTAAACTGCAGTGAACTGTCAACATTGTCAGAGGATGATTACTTGATAGTTTAGCTAAAAGAATGAATTTGGCGCTTCCCTCCATTAGTTGAGTTTACACTGAAAAGCAATTCTGCTACGCCTCAGTAACCTATTACATTTTGTACCCCAGAGTTTGGGAGAACAGCACTATACCTGAGTAACCAGAGCATACAGAGGCAATGTGCTATAGCTGCAGAGGAATTGTCCAGCAAACCTGTAATATTGCAACAGTCATGCAACAACTGAACAATATCTCCTCTATAATGAATTGAACGTGCTTGATTTCGGGGAATCCATCCTTACCCCAGAATCAATCGTAAGTAGACAAGCAGATGGTTTTTAATGAAGCATGAGTTATATCCAAACTGCCACtgtaaaattaaataaagaaattcaGGAAACACACATCAAAGTGAAACCTAGCTCACATGAATGTAATAGTTTCTGTTAATTTTAGAACTCAGTCGAAATGAAATTTGATTTAACCCTGAACTGATGTTTAAAAATGAATGGAGTGAACTTCGCCTTAATATATGAAAGAACAGTGGAAGAGCAATTACCCAAAACCAGAAGAATGAAGCTAGTTCGAATGCATTCTGCCGAAGGGTCATGCAAGCAGAAATTGGAGGCACATTAGCGTCAATTAATCAAATGGAGAATTACAAgcttttctgaaaaataaaataaatgaaagccGCTGTGATAGATCCTAGAAATGATTCTAACCTGAAACAAAATGAAGTGGATCAAGGACAAAAGTAGCTCAGGCTTCTTAAACCAGAAAAGGTCATCACGAGGCCTCAGTTTAGCTCCTGATAAGTATCCAGAAATTCCAGCATTTTCCAATGATAAGGTTG
The window above is part of the Eucalyptus grandis isolate ANBG69807.140 chromosome 6, ASM1654582v1, whole genome shotgun sequence genome. Proteins encoded here:
- the LOC104452078 gene encoding glycine-rich cell wall structural protein 2-like, translated to MGSRKCALMSLLLLSCIGLSSAHIVIRNAKAGQNHQDPLTQNENGGTWFWGAGADSGSGSRSGFRMGSGFGGDRTGSGDSSGDFKAGKTESAGGSGIFGSSDGLGVASEHGFGMDSEGVSSDHSSSDAGMGSEIPAMKASYGFGSGSRTGGSGFGYGSGSGSGFGSASGEGIGYGLGGGSGASGYPPGWQMVWPGLVPVGGGVQGQGAPVPGTGVGSGSGGGNGGVHGSHSQVSGGGGRVPGRYGQVPSYEAGGGLGSGNAGGNGHGWGGVHGSGSGSGSSGGVHYGFPLGMPPPVMGGPLPPFWGFTSHQNAGAEAGAHHQTGHTEGSEGDAAMEGALSSIGHYEHKTDGSDGHFDSASGPAAAQGV